A portion of the Micromonospora tarapacensis genome contains these proteins:
- a CDS encoding lytic polysaccharide monooxygenase, producing MHRPRLAALLTAALTLVAGAVALTANPDPAAAHGAAMTPGARTFLCWKDGLSPTGEIRPQNPACAAAVAQSGTNSLYNWFSVLRSDAGGRTTGFIPDGQLCSGGATGFRGYDLARNDWPLTHLTAGRTMEFRYSNWAHHPGTWYFYVTRDSWSPTRALAWSDLEAQPFLTVTNPPQRGAVGTNDGHYYFNGTLPSNKSGRHIIYSRWVRSDSQENFFGCSDVTFDGGNGEVTGIGSGNTTPPTTTPPTTTPPTTTPPTTTPPTTTPPTTTPPGNSGDCMAVYRINNAWSGGFQGEVEIMNHGSTPFNGWTASWTWPNGQQISQIWNATQTTSGSSVTVTNASYNGTVGVEASTTFGFLASTTGTNGLPTVSCARR from the coding sequence GTGCACCGTCCTCGTCTGGCCGCGCTGCTCACCGCGGCCCTCACCCTTGTCGCAGGCGCGGTCGCGTTGACCGCGAACCCCGACCCGGCCGCCGCGCACGGCGCGGCGATGACGCCGGGTGCCCGCACCTTCCTCTGCTGGAAGGACGGCCTCTCCCCCACCGGCGAGATCCGGCCGCAGAACCCGGCCTGCGCCGCCGCCGTCGCCCAGAGCGGCACCAACTCGCTCTACAACTGGTTCAGCGTGCTGCGCTCGGACGCCGGCGGCCGGACCACCGGCTTCATCCCCGACGGCCAGCTGTGCAGCGGTGGCGCCACCGGCTTCCGCGGTTACGACCTGGCCCGCAACGACTGGCCGCTGACCCACCTCACGGCCGGCCGGACGATGGAGTTCCGGTACAGCAACTGGGCCCACCACCCGGGCACCTGGTACTTCTACGTGACCCGGGACAGTTGGAGCCCGACCCGGGCGCTGGCCTGGAGCGACCTGGAGGCACAGCCGTTCCTGACGGTGACCAACCCGCCGCAGCGCGGCGCGGTCGGCACCAACGACGGCCACTACTACTTCAACGGCACCCTGCCGTCGAACAAGAGCGGCCGGCACATCATCTACTCCCGGTGGGTCCGCTCGGACAGCCAGGAGAACTTCTTCGGCTGCTCCGACGTCACCTTCGACGGTGGCAACGGCGAGGTGACCGGCATCGGCTCGGGCAACACCACCCCGCCGACCACGACTCCGCCGACCACCACCCCGCCCACGACGACTCCGCCGACCACCACCCCGCCGACCACGACTCCGCCGACGACCACGCCGCCGGGGAACAGCGGTGACTGCATGGCCGTCTACCGGATCAACAACGCCTGGTCCGGCGGCTTCCAGGGCGAAGTCGAGATCATGAACCACGGCAGTACGCCGTTCAACGGCTGGACGGCGAGCTGGACCTGGCCGAACGGTCAACAGATCAGCCAGATCTGGAACGCGACCCAGACCACGTCCGGATCGTCGGTGACGGTCACGAACGCCTCGTACAACGGCACCGTCGGCGTCGAAGCCAGCACGACGTTCGGCTTCCTCGCCAGCACCACCGGCACGAACGGCCTGCCCACGGTCAGCTGCGCCCGCCGCTGA
- a CDS encoding aminopeptidase P family protein, whose product MTEERTDGEPTDGTESHDPDFPPAFLSFMRQGWRDATLPVVPRPEVPNYAKRRAALSAAFPGETLVIPTGGEKVRANDTEYRFRPGSDFAYLTGDHDPDGVLVLRPTGSGHDATLYVRPRSSRQTDEFFRSRHGELWVGRRHTLPEKSTELGLPTADLTELEATLAELAPARTRVLRGFDARVDAAVRPWDGPRDEGQPARDRELAIAVAELKLVKDEWEIAQLQDAVDATVRGFEDVARALPADRGVSERLLEGIFALRARHDGNDVGYGSIVGAGEHATILHWVHNHGVTRPGELLLMDMGVEGHHLYTADVTRVLPVDGRFTPLQRQVYDIVYASQQAGIDAVRPGVKFRDVHLTCMRVLAEGLADLGLLPVSVDEAMDDSSTVYRRWTLHGFGHMLGIDVHDCSNARKEMYRDGTLGEGYVLTVEPGLYFQPEDELVPEELRGIGIRIEDDVLVTTSGAVNLSAGLPRRADEVETWLAEQREAGPRLPG is encoded by the coding sequence ATGACCGAGGAACGCACCGACGGCGAGCCGACCGACGGCACGGAGTCGCACGACCCGGACTTCCCACCGGCGTTCCTGTCGTTCATGCGGCAGGGGTGGCGGGACGCCACGCTGCCGGTCGTCCCGCGACCTGAGGTGCCGAACTACGCCAAGCGCCGGGCCGCCCTCTCGGCCGCGTTCCCCGGCGAGACGCTGGTGATCCCGACCGGCGGGGAGAAGGTGCGCGCCAACGACACGGAGTACCGGTTCCGGCCGGGCAGCGACTTCGCGTACCTCACCGGCGATCACGACCCGGACGGCGTCCTGGTGCTGCGGCCCACCGGTTCCGGCCACGACGCCACCCTCTACGTGCGGCCCCGCTCGTCGCGGCAGACCGACGAGTTCTTCCGCAGCCGGCACGGCGAGCTGTGGGTGGGGCGGCGGCACACGCTGCCGGAGAAGTCGACCGAGCTGGGCCTGCCCACCGCCGACCTGACCGAGCTGGAGGCGACACTGGCCGAGCTAGCGCCCGCGCGTACCCGGGTGCTGCGCGGGTTCGACGCCCGGGTGGACGCCGCCGTGCGGCCCTGGGACGGTCCGCGCGACGAGGGTCAGCCGGCCCGCGACCGGGAGCTGGCGATCGCCGTGGCGGAGCTGAAGCTGGTCAAGGACGAGTGGGAGATCGCCCAGCTCCAGGACGCGGTGGACGCCACGGTGCGCGGTTTCGAGGACGTGGCCCGGGCGCTGCCGGCCGACCGGGGCGTCTCGGAGCGGCTGCTGGAGGGGATTTTCGCGTTGCGCGCCCGGCACGACGGCAACGACGTCGGCTACGGCTCGATCGTCGGTGCCGGCGAGCACGCCACGATCCTGCACTGGGTGCACAACCACGGCGTCACCCGGCCGGGTGAGCTGCTGCTGATGGACATGGGCGTGGAGGGGCACCACCTCTACACCGCGGACGTGACGCGGGTGCTGCCGGTCGACGGACGGTTCACCCCGCTGCAACGCCAGGTCTACGACATCGTGTACGCCTCACAGCAGGCCGGCATCGACGCCGTGCGGCCGGGGGTGAAGTTCCGCGACGTCCATCTGACCTGCATGCGGGTGCTCGCCGAGGGGCTGGCCGACCTGGGTCTGCTGCCGGTGAGCGTGGACGAGGCGATGGACGACTCCTCGACGGTCTACCGGCGGTGGACGCTGCACGGCTTCGGGCACATGCTCGGCATCGACGTGCACGACTGCTCGAACGCCCGCAAGGAGATGTACCGCGATGGCACCCTCGGCGAGGGGTACGTGCTCACCGTCGAGCCGGGGCTGTACTTCCAGCCGGAGGACGAGCTGGTCCCCGAGGAACTACGCGGCATCGGCATCCGGATCGAGGACGACGTCCTGGTCACCACCTCCGGCGCGGTGAACCTGTCGGCGGGCCTGCCGCGCCGGGCGGACGAGGTGGAGACCTGGCTGGCCGAGCAGCGCGAGGCGGGGCCGCGACTGCCGGGCTGA
- the asnB gene encoding asparagine synthase (glutamine-hydrolyzing): MCGLLAFFSARGDAAAHRDNIARALECLHHRGPDETGVEVVGDASGRYADGVFAHKRLAIIDVALSHEPLSYADGRYLLTFNGEIYNYIELREELIREHGARFATNGDGEVIVAGYHHWGEQVLTRLRGMFAFVIWDRQERRAFGARDYYGIKPLHYLETTDGLYLASEKKALLPFAQSAYAGDAGVDPANLSHYLTLQYVPEPGTLHKGINRIGSGEYLTWTPGGRIEARRWYRPVFRPAPVSDEQKLYHEIRETLRESVRMHMRSDVPVGSFLSSGIDSTAVVALAREFNPNILTFTVGYDVPGYSEIDVAQDSARHLDVTTIPTKIGPQDMIEALPKIVWHLDDPVADPALVPLYFVAKKAAEHVTVVLSGEGADEFFGGYTIYREPLSLSGVNGLPDGVQKGLRAVSKAIPQGVKGKSFLERGTTPIEERYYGNARMFTEEEKQHLLRRYDPSVRYTDVTAPIYAECTELDDVTKMQYVDLYTWLRGDILVKADRISMAHSLEVRVPFLDRDVFEVAAKIPVELRLPPRSDATKYAMRQALQGVVPPAIVNRKKLGFPTPTRVWLRGEMYEWARHVLTTSGAGDLLDLSYALRLLEEHKREEFDHSRKVWTVLIFCIWHAIFVAKTLDPGIQRNQSALLTKPVVGSMVR, encoded by the coding sequence ATGTGCGGACTCCTGGCTTTCTTCAGTGCGCGCGGCGACGCCGCCGCCCACCGCGACAACATCGCCAGGGCGTTGGAATGCCTGCACCACCGTGGCCCGGACGAGACCGGTGTCGAGGTGGTCGGGGACGCCTCCGGCCGGTACGCGGACGGGGTGTTCGCCCACAAGCGGCTGGCGATCATCGACGTGGCGCTCAGCCACGAACCGCTGTCCTACGCCGACGGGCGTTACCTGCTGACCTTCAACGGCGAGATCTACAACTACATCGAGCTGCGCGAGGAGCTGATCCGCGAGCACGGGGCCAGGTTCGCCACCAACGGCGACGGCGAGGTGATCGTCGCCGGCTACCACCACTGGGGCGAGCAGGTCCTCACCCGGCTGCGCGGCATGTTCGCCTTCGTCATCTGGGACCGGCAGGAGCGCCGTGCGTTCGGCGCCCGCGACTACTACGGCATCAAGCCGCTGCACTACCTGGAGACCACCGACGGGCTCTACCTCGCCTCGGAGAAGAAGGCCCTGCTGCCCTTCGCGCAGTCCGCGTACGCCGGTGACGCCGGGGTCGACCCGGCGAACCTCAGCCACTACCTGACCCTGCAGTACGTCCCCGAGCCGGGCACCCTGCACAAGGGGATCAACCGGATCGGCTCGGGTGAGTACCTCACCTGGACGCCGGGTGGGCGGATCGAGGCGCGGCGCTGGTACCGCCCGGTGTTCCGGCCGGCTCCGGTCTCCGACGAGCAGAAGCTCTACCACGAGATCCGGGAGACGCTGCGCGAGAGCGTACGCATGCACATGCGCTCCGACGTGCCGGTCGGCTCGTTCCTGTCCAGCGGGATCGACTCCACCGCGGTGGTCGCGCTGGCCCGGGAGTTCAACCCGAACATCCTCACCTTCACCGTCGGCTACGACGTGCCGGGCTACTCGGAGATCGACGTCGCCCAGGACTCGGCCCGGCACCTCGACGTGACCACCATCCCGACCAAGATCGGTCCGCAGGACATGATCGAGGCGCTGCCGAAGATCGTCTGGCACCTGGACGACCCGGTCGCCGACCCGGCGCTGGTGCCGCTCTACTTCGTCGCCAAGAAGGCCGCCGAGCACGTCACCGTGGTGCTCTCCGGTGAGGGCGCCGACGAGTTCTTCGGCGGGTACACGATCTACCGTGAGCCGCTGTCGTTGAGCGGGGTGAACGGGCTGCCCGACGGGGTGCAGAAGGGCCTGCGGGCGGTGTCCAAGGCGATCCCGCAGGGGGTCAAGGGCAAGAGCTTCCTGGAGCGCGGTACCACGCCGATCGAGGAGCGCTACTACGGCAACGCGCGGATGTTCACCGAGGAGGAGAAGCAGCATCTGCTGCGCCGCTACGACCCGTCGGTGCGCTACACCGACGTGACTGCGCCGATCTACGCCGAGTGCACCGAGCTGGACGACGTCACCAAGATGCAGTACGTCGACCTCTACACCTGGCTGCGTGGGGACATCCTGGTCAAGGCCGACCGGATCTCGATGGCCCACTCGCTGGAGGTGCGGGTGCCGTTCCTCGACCGCGACGTGTTCGAGGTGGCGGCGAAGATCCCGGTCGAGCTGAGGCTGCCGCCGCGCTCCGACGCCACCAAGTACGCCATGCGCCAGGCGTTGCAGGGCGTGGTGCCGCCGGCCATCGTCAACCGCAAGAAGCTGGGCTTCCCGACCCCGACCCGGGTCTGGCTGCGCGGCGAGATGTACGAGTGGGCCCGGCACGTGCTGACCACCTCCGGCGCGGGCGACCTGCTCGACCTGTCGTACGCGCTGCGACTGCTGGAGGAGCACAAGCGGGAGGAGTTCGACCACTCCCGCAAGGTGTGGACAGTGCTGATCTTCTGCATCTGGCACGCGATCTTCGTCGCGAAGACGCTGGACCCGGGCATCCAGCGCAACCAGTCGGCCCTGCTCACCAAGCCCGTCGTCGGCTCGATGGTGCGCTGA